Genomic window (bacterium):
GCAAGAAGGCCGAACAGTCCAAGAAGAGCAAGGGCATGTGCGTCGATCTTTCCGCCGGTGGAATGCGGATGATCGCCGCACAGAAGTTCTCCAAGGGCGATCTCGTCAGCGTACTGATGACGCTTCCTCCCCAGCATCCGGCGGTGGTGGGCGCCATCGGCAAGGTGGTCAAACTGGGAGAGGTACAGCTTTCCTCCGGCCGGCGGGCCACGGAAGTGGCGCTTCATTTTGAAGCCATCCACGAGATGGACCGCGAAGATGTCGTCGCTTATAACTTCAAGCGCCAGCGGGAAGAGGCGCACAAAGCGCAGCAATCGTCGTAATCACATCCGGCGCACCAATCTCCTGCTCTCTAAGAGTTTTCCGCTGGGAATCTTTTTCCCCGGCGGTCTTGTGCGCGAAAGGGAAAGTTGCATGGCGAAAATCCGAATCGAAAGCCTGGATCTTTCATACAACGCGGAAAAGGGGGAATCGATTCTCGATGCCAATCTGGAGCAGGATGTCGATCATCCGCACGACTGCGGGGGAAACTGCGCGTGCTCCACGTGCAAGATCATCGTCGTTTCCGGGGGGGAGCATCTCTCGCCCCAGGATGAGGATGAATTCGACACGCTCGATGCCTACGGATGGGAGCCGGGCGACTACCGGCTGGCCTGCCAATGCCTGATCCAGGAGGATGGCGAAATCGTCATCCGTCTGCCGGAGCCCGAATAGGCGATTCTATCCCTCCCCTCGGGAGGCGGATTCCTCCAGGGTCTCACGGTCCGCCGGGGAGGCGATGAGAGTCCGCTGGCCGGTGTAGGTCACGAAGCCCGGCGGGGCGCCCCGGGGCCGGCGAAGGCGCCGGAAGGGCACGCAGTCCACGGAGACCTTTCCACTCTCTCTTCCCCGGCTGAAGCGGGCCGCGAGCCGGGCCGCCATCTCAAGGGCCGCATCCGGGGGTTGGGCGCCCTCTCCGCCC
Coding sequences:
- a CDS encoding PilZ domain-containing protein; this encodes MAEEEFEVLGKDSGQNRGFARTEERFPVEFEMITEQELPAFKKLYESKRTVDREQLSGMGGEETDQFLALGASQSQILLFQKIMGAIRQLEEKLDNVLSAVSGKKAEQSKKSKGMCVDLSAGGMRMIAAQKFSKGDLVSVLMTLPPQHPAVVGAIGKVVKLGEVQLSSGRRATEVALHFEAIHEMDREDVVAYNFKRQREEAHKAQQSS
- a CDS encoding 2Fe-2S iron-sulfur cluster-binding protein, with amino-acid sequence MAKIRIESLDLSYNAEKGESILDANLEQDVDHPHDCGGNCACSTCKIIVVSGGEHLSPQDEDEFDTLDAYGWEPGDYRLACQCLIQEDGEIVIRLPEPE